From one Paeniglutamicibacter psychrophenolicus genomic stretch:
- a CDS encoding energy-coupling factor transporter transmembrane component T has product MLTLYKPGSGWLHRMPAGPKLLLVLSVVLLVSLLPSHWFSAGLAAAVGILGYAVAGLGPGLHGIKELGRQVFAIRWVIVVTVVSQLIFMGPEPAVANAARVTAAIALAALLALTTRVTALLDAIEAGLRPLERLGLDPQRIALLLTVTISTIPVLGRRASEVRDAQWARGARNNPRTFVVPFLIVALKHADELGDALTARGVR; this is encoded by the coding sequence ATGCTGACGCTCTACAAGCCGGGCTCCGGTTGGCTGCATCGCATGCCCGCCGGCCCGAAGCTGCTGCTGGTCCTGTCGGTGGTGCTCCTTGTGTCGCTGCTGCCATCGCACTGGTTTTCGGCCGGCCTCGCCGCGGCGGTGGGCATCCTGGGCTACGCGGTTGCCGGCCTCGGCCCCGGGCTGCACGGAATCAAGGAACTGGGCCGCCAGGTGTTCGCCATCCGCTGGGTCATCGTGGTCACCGTCGTGAGCCAGCTGATCTTCATGGGCCCGGAGCCCGCTGTCGCCAACGCCGCCAGGGTCACCGCCGCGATCGCGCTCGCCGCACTGCTCGCGCTCACCACGCGGGTGACGGCGCTGCTGGATGCCATCGAGGCCGGGTTGCGCCCCCTGGAGCGGCTGGGCCTGGACCCGCAGCGGATCGCGTTGCTGCTCACGGTGACCATCAGCACCATCCCGGTGCTTGGCCGCAGGGCATCCGAGGTGCGCGATGCGCAGTGGGCGCGCGGGGCACGGAACAACCCGCGCACCTTCGTGGTCCCGTTCCTCATCGTGGCGCTCAAGCACGCGGACGAGCTGGGGGACGCGCTCACCGCCAGGGGCGTGCGATGA
- a CDS encoding CHY zinc finger protein: MSPDRPNVLGPVVDGQTRCVHYRSPLDVIAIKFACCGEFYPCHLCHAQAADHVAKQWPLDSRDEPAVLCGVCGHLLAITEYLGTDSCPVCAASFNPGCKLHTELYFQG; encoded by the coding sequence ATGAGCCCGGACCGGCCCAACGTCCTGGGTCCGGTCGTCGATGGCCAGACGCGCTGCGTCCACTATCGAAGCCCGCTGGACGTGATTGCGATCAAGTTCGCGTGCTGCGGCGAGTTCTACCCGTGCCATCTCTGCCACGCCCAGGCAGCCGACCACGTCGCGAAGCAGTGGCCGCTGGATTCCCGCGACGAGCCGGCCGTGCTTTGCGGGGTCTGCGGACACCTGCTGGCGATCACCGAGTACCTCGGCACCGACTCATGCCCGGTTTGCGCCGCGTCGTTCAACCCGGGATGCAAGCTGCACACCGAGCTGTACTTCCAGGGTTGA
- a CDS encoding VOC family protein, with amino-acid sequence MPDIVNYFEIGSPDPDATQAFYGSLFDWSIGGPSPLGYRMVDKDRGGLWDTNAMGGNSWAIFYVQVDDVKAAIARAESLGASVAVPFVDNGTIEFAHLLDPQGNRFGVWRPRQPA; translated from the coding sequence ATGCCAGACATCGTGAACTATTTTGAGATCGGCTCGCCCGACCCGGATGCCACCCAGGCCTTCTACGGCTCGCTCTTCGACTGGAGCATTGGCGGGCCCTCGCCGCTCGGCTACCGGATGGTGGACAAGGACAGGGGTGGCCTGTGGGACACCAACGCGATGGGCGGGAACTCCTGGGCGATTTTCTATGTTCAGGTCGACGACGTTAAAGCAGCAATCGCCAGGGCCGAGTCACTTGGCGCGAGTGTCGCCGTCCCGTTCGTTGACAACGGAACCATTGAGTTCGCCCACCTCCTCGACCCGCAGGGCAACCGCTTCGGCGTGTGGCGGCCACGGCAACCGGCCTGA
- a CDS encoding DUF2199 domain-containing protein yields the protein MAAEHSCSTCGREVSDHDRHIRFALPDPVLNTAEQHHAPGSWLSHDEPNTSVMMQIQGIGAFVRALLPVSLSEGHRLTFGVWVAINPAEFLQTFSTWWAPEYADLHLEGYLANAVGPWGLLGAPVVLEVKDIEHTPYCVDSEQLDLADVLHKEWPHEILDGFPA from the coding sequence ATGGCAGCCGAACATTCTTGCAGCACCTGTGGTCGCGAGGTCAGCGACCACGATCGGCACATCCGCTTTGCGCTTCCCGATCCTGTCCTGAACACCGCCGAACAGCACCACGCCCCGGGGTCCTGGCTGAGCCATGACGAACCGAACACCTCGGTCATGATGCAGATCCAGGGAATCGGTGCGTTCGTCAGGGCGCTGCTGCCGGTCTCACTCAGCGAAGGACACCGGCTCACCTTCGGTGTGTGGGTGGCCATCAACCCCGCGGAATTCTTGCAGACCTTTTCGACCTGGTGGGCACCTGAATACGCGGATCTGCACCTTGAGGGTTACCTGGCCAATGCCGTCGGCCCGTGGGGACTGTTGGGCGCGCCGGTTGTCCTGGAAGTCAAGGACATTGAACATACCCCCTATTGCGTGGACAGCGAGCAGTTGGATCTCGCAGACGTCCTGCACAAGGAATGGCCGCACGAAATCCTTGACGGGTTCCCCGCGTAG
- a CDS encoding MFS transporter, translated as MSSPRRTSAIPLIALVVISSLAIIGDEAASMSMVLTAVDQGQPWMVTWFSLSLAIPAMVLAPLGGAIVDRYDPRRIWVAYLALQSLCLGAASLQDDFWARLSLLAASNVINILSGSAAFALLPALIGPVRIERANSLMAIGSSLAYMLGPALSAWLFDIVGASLMLGANAGTTAILAATALALVLRVERPETTDATSRSLWGGVRSGWQAIRSAPVVAATMPLLILIMVGTSIEAVAGMFWLRQISGTDTLYGLVLSCWAIGSIIGAYLAGTKRLSPRTMLLIVGGGLCMALAILAEGLVPIAIIIGGAFVIGGLGNGTHNVGVRNLIFQQIPQAHIGSAWAYYRMLASTSVAIGYVVGTPRTPNDAQGMVIVAGICALVGVLMAIVALRLPKPRAISSKARDSPEPATGDDTMATRTR; from the coding sequence ATGTCCTCACCTCGGCGAACGTCGGCCATTCCGCTCATCGCGTTGGTGGTCATCTCCTCGCTTGCCATCATCGGCGACGAGGCCGCGTCCATGTCCATGGTGCTGACCGCAGTGGACCAGGGGCAGCCCTGGATGGTCACCTGGTTCTCCCTGTCCCTGGCCATCCCCGCGATGGTCCTGGCTCCCCTTGGCGGGGCAATCGTGGACCGCTACGACCCCCGCAGGATTTGGGTGGCATATCTGGCACTCCAGAGCCTCTGCCTCGGAGCCGCCTCGCTGCAGGACGATTTCTGGGCTCGTCTCTCGCTGCTGGCGGCCTCGAATGTCATCAACATCCTCTCCGGCAGCGCCGCGTTCGCCTTGCTGCCCGCATTGATTGGTCCCGTCCGCATCGAGCGGGCGAATTCCCTGATGGCCATCGGATCGTCCTTGGCCTACATGCTCGGGCCGGCCCTCTCGGCCTGGCTGTTCGACATCGTTGGTGCTTCCCTGATGCTCGGAGCCAATGCCGGGACCACCGCGATACTCGCCGCCACTGCCTTGGCCCTTGTGCTTCGAGTCGAACGACCGGAAACCACCGATGCCACCTCCAGGAGCCTGTGGGGTGGCGTGCGCAGCGGCTGGCAGGCGATCCGTTCGGCTCCGGTCGTTGCCGCCACGATGCCATTGCTGATTCTCATCATGGTTGGCACCTCCATCGAGGCCGTGGCAGGTATGTTCTGGCTCCGGCAGATCTCGGGCACCGACACACTCTATGGCCTGGTCCTGTCCTGCTGGGCGATCGGCTCGATCATCGGCGCCTACCTCGCCGGCACCAAACGCTTGTCACCTCGAACCATGCTCCTGATCGTGGGTGGCGGGCTGTGCATGGCATTGGCAATACTGGCCGAAGGCCTGGTGCCGATTGCCATCATCATCGGCGGGGCCTTTGTCATTGGCGGGCTGGGAAACGGCACGCACAACGTCGGCGTCCGAAACCTCATCTTCCAGCAGATCCCCCAGGCGCATATCGGCAGTGCCTGGGCCTACTACCGGATGCTTGCGAGCACATCGGTGGCGATCGGATACGTCGTTGGCACCCCGCGGACGCCGAACGATGCCCAGGGAATGGTGATCGTCGCCGGCATCTGCGCACTGGTCGGCGTCCTGATGGCCATCGTCGCCCTGCGACTGCCCAAACCCCGCGCAATATCCTCCAAGGCGCGGGATTCTCCAGAGCCAGCCACGGGGGACGACACCATGGCGACAAGGACACGTTAA
- a CDS encoding VOC family protein, with the protein MARIQRFDHVGITVADLDTATKFFVDLGLEVEGRTFVEGEFLDTVCGIPDSRTEIVMLQSPDGARLELARFVRPDHVPGSPTAMANELGLRNVCFEVDELLVLVDRLAAQGYGLVGGVGEYEDYWRMAYVRGPEGIIVSLTERIH; encoded by the coding sequence ATGGCACGGATACAACGTTTCGACCACGTCGGCATCACCGTCGCCGATCTCGACACTGCGACGAAGTTCTTCGTCGACCTCGGTCTCGAGGTCGAGGGCCGCACGTTCGTCGAGGGCGAGTTCCTCGACACGGTATGCGGCATTCCCGACTCCCGCACGGAAATTGTCATGTTGCAGTCGCCGGACGGCGCTCGGCTGGAATTGGCGCGCTTTGTCCGGCCCGACCACGTGCCGGGGTCCCCGACCGCGATGGCCAACGAGTTGGGGCTGCGCAATGTGTGCTTCGAGGTCGATGAACTTCTGGTGCTTGTCGATCGGCTGGCAGCGCAGGGATACGGACTGGTCGGCGGCGTCGGCGAGTACGAGGATTACTGGCGCATGGCGTACGTGCGGGGACCCGAGGGGATCATTGTGTCCCTGACCGAAAGGATCCACTGA
- a CDS encoding MarR family winged helix-turn-helix transcriptional regulator, whose protein sequence is MRAADLHRLARAVREIALLSTENTGEDRVNAGELAVLEDIARNPGATIGEITGRTGLAQSLVSRITHAMAEAGVVVTAVDDLDRRKIRVDLDPAARSQIIERAGNAITPALRAQTPSLTPAERSTLEHHLEEAERLLRVNAERSNP, encoded by the coding sequence ATGCGAGCAGCAGACCTACATCGATTGGCCCGGGCGGTGCGAGAAATCGCCCTGCTTTCCACAGAGAACACCGGCGAGGACCGGGTCAATGCCGGTGAGCTGGCAGTCCTCGAGGACATCGCGCGGAACCCGGGGGCCACCATTGGCGAGATCACCGGCCGGACCGGCCTTGCCCAGAGCCTTGTCTCACGGATCACGCACGCGATGGCAGAAGCCGGCGTCGTCGTCACCGCGGTGGACGACCTGGACCGACGCAAGATCCGTGTCGACCTCGACCCAGCGGCCCGCTCGCAGATCATCGAACGGGCCGGCAACGCCATCACCCCCGCCCTCCGGGCGCAGACCCCCTCGCTCACACCGGCCGAGCGGAGCACGCTCGAGCACCACCTGGAGGAGGCCGAGCGCCTGCTGCGCGTCAACGCCGAACGATCGAATCCATAG
- a CDS encoding MFS transporter — MFQDKVRAGERTSNRRTQNVENPRYKWIVLSNTTLGVLMASINASILLIALPDIFRGVGIDPLQPGNTSLLLWLIMGYMVVTAVLVVSFGRLGDMYGRVRMYNAGFAIFTVFSILLAVTWMHGVAAVYWLIIMRILQGVGGALLFANSNAIITDAFPVDQRGLALGLNQVAGIAGSFLGLVIGGLLGPIDWRLVFLVSVPVGIFGTVWAYLKLHDNGIREPARLDWWGNVSFAAGLIAVLVGITCGIQPYAGHTMGWENPWVLGALVGGTLMLVVFIFVEHRVAEPMFELSLFRIRAFTAGNLASLLSAIGRGGLMFILIIWLQGIWLPRHGYGFAETPLWAGIYMLPLTAGFLVAGPVSGAISDKRGARLLATGGMVVAAVSFGWLLVLPVNFSYWTFALALLLNGIGMGLFAAPNRAGIMNSLPANRRGVGAGMSTTFQNSAMVLSIGIFFSLMITGLARALPSTLAAGLTAHGVGIVDANRVAGLPPVSVLFASLLGYNPVQSLLGPSALAQLPPADSAYLTGRGFFPTLISGPFSDGLAVAFGFAIVACLVAAVASALRGGKYAHADVPGQGAAGDDGPSALPQAGADATPATGAQEPNPGIAPNALRRRGPGGSGR; from the coding sequence GTGTTTCAGGACAAGGTTCGAGCGGGCGAGCGCACATCGAACCGGCGTACCCAGAACGTCGAGAATCCACGCTACAAGTGGATCGTCCTGTCGAACACCACCTTGGGCGTGCTCATGGCCTCGATCAACGCGTCGATCCTGCTGATCGCGCTGCCCGACATCTTCCGCGGGGTCGGCATCGATCCGCTCCAGCCGGGGAACACGAGCCTGCTGTTGTGGCTGATCATGGGGTACATGGTGGTCACCGCGGTGCTGGTGGTCAGCTTTGGCCGGCTGGGGGACATGTACGGCCGGGTCCGGATGTACAACGCGGGATTTGCCATCTTCACGGTGTTCTCCATCCTGCTCGCGGTGACCTGGATGCACGGCGTTGCGGCCGTGTACTGGTTGATCATCATGAGGATCCTGCAGGGCGTGGGCGGGGCGCTGCTCTTCGCCAACTCGAACGCCATCATCACCGACGCCTTCCCCGTGGACCAGCGGGGCCTTGCCCTGGGGTTGAACCAGGTCGCGGGCATCGCCGGTTCGTTCCTGGGGCTGGTCATCGGCGGTTTGCTGGGCCCGATCGATTGGCGCCTGGTGTTCCTGGTGTCGGTTCCGGTGGGCATCTTCGGAACGGTCTGGGCCTACCTGAAGCTGCATGACAACGGAATCCGCGAACCTGCCCGGCTCGACTGGTGGGGGAACGTCAGCTTCGCGGCGGGGCTGATCGCCGTGCTGGTCGGGATCACCTGCGGAATCCAGCCCTATGCCGGGCACACCATGGGCTGGGAGAACCCGTGGGTGCTGGGGGCGCTGGTCGGCGGCACGTTGATGCTTGTGGTGTTCATCTTCGTGGAACACCGTGTCGCCGAGCCCATGTTTGAACTCTCGTTGTTCCGGATCCGGGCGTTCACCGCCGGGAACCTGGCGAGCCTGCTCTCCGCCATCGGGCGGGGTGGATTGATGTTCATCCTGATCATCTGGCTCCAGGGCATCTGGCTGCCGCGCCACGGCTACGGGTTCGCCGAGACCCCGCTCTGGGCAGGGATCTACATGCTGCCGCTGACCGCGGGCTTCCTGGTGGCCGGTCCGGTCTCCGGGGCGATCTCGGACAAGCGCGGGGCCAGGCTGCTGGCCACCGGGGGAATGGTGGTGGCCGCGGTGAGCTTCGGTTGGCTGTTGGTGCTGCCGGTGAACTTCAGTTACTGGACCTTTGCCCTGGCGTTGCTGCTCAACGGCATCGGCATGGGATTGTTCGCCGCCCCGAACCGCGCGGGAATCATGAACAGCCTGCCCGCCAACCGCCGCGGCGTCGGTGCGGGCATGAGCACCACCTTCCAGAACTCGGCCATGGTGCTGTCCATCGGGATCTTCTTCTCGTTGATGATCACCGGCCTGGCGCGCGCCCTGCCGAGCACCCTGGCCGCGGGGCTGACCGCCCACGGGGTCGGCATTGTCGATGCGAACCGGGTTGCCGGCCTGCCGCCGGTCTCCGTGCTGTTCGCCTCCCTGCTGGGATACAACCCGGTCCAATCGCTCTTGGGGCCATCCGCGCTGGCGCAGCTCCCGCCGGCGGACTCGGCCTATCTGACGGGCCGGGGATTCTTCCCGACACTGATTTCCGGGCCATTCTCGGACGGGCTGGCTGTGGCGTTCGGGTTTGCCATCGTTGCCTGCCTGGTGGCGGCCGTGGCCTCGGCGTTGCGCGGGGGCAAGTACGCCCACGCCGATGTTCCCGGTCAGGGAGCCGCCGGTGATGACGGCCCGTCCGCCCTGCCCCAGGCCGGGGCGGACGCGACGCCGGCGACCGGGGCGCAGGAACCAAACCCGGGGATCGCACCCAACGCCCTCAGGCGCCGGGGCCCCGGCGGGTCCGGACGCTGA
- a CDS encoding dihydrofolate reductase family protein yields MAKVLWHVSMSLDGFIAGVGDDMGWMAGYALPEASAPDIVQRIGALVIGGRTYSLARTDAGRPYGGAFSGPMFVPTREDPQSAAPGFTFVREGLAAALELASSAAGEKDVVVFGAKTAARCMDMDLIDELLVHVLPVLLGDGVRMFEHRGGTLHRLERIGLSSGPDVVDLRYRVHR; encoded by the coding sequence ATGGCCAAGGTGCTGTGGCACGTTTCGATGTCCCTTGATGGATTCATTGCCGGGGTCGGCGATGACATGGGATGGATGGCCGGGTATGCCCTGCCCGAGGCGTCCGCACCTGACATCGTGCAGCGCATCGGTGCGTTGGTCATCGGAGGCCGCACGTATTCTCTGGCGCGGACGGATGCCGGGCGGCCATATGGTGGTGCCTTCAGCGGTCCGATGTTCGTCCCGACCCGGGAAGACCCGCAATCGGCAGCACCCGGGTTCACCTTTGTCCGGGAAGGGCTTGCCGCAGCCCTCGAACTGGCATCCTCCGCGGCGGGGGAGAAGGACGTCGTGGTGTTCGGCGCAAAGACCGCCGCACGGTGCATGGACATGGACCTCATTGACGAGCTCCTGGTTCACGTGTTGCCGGTGCTGCTGGGCGATGGCGTGCGCATGTTTGAACACCGGGGCGGAACATTGCACCGGCTCGAGCGCATCGGCCTGTCCTCCGGTCCGGACGTCGTTGACCTGCGGTACCGCGTGCACCGGTGA
- a CDS encoding class II glutamine amidotransferase yields the protein MCRLFGLHAGLDRAKATFWLLQAPNSLSLQSHYEPDGTGIGTFDARARAMVSKQPLTAWQDREFAAEARHLESTTFLAHVRYASTGGHTRVNTHPFEQDNRLFAHNGVLGGLAMLEARLETVGTRELVRGQTDSERMFALVTAEIRLADGDVAAGITAAVNWIAQNLPVYSLNFILTTATDLWALRYPETHELYILDRPPGPVTGAEPLVAHSHRIRAHSHELATRRVVIVATEKMTAHPDWRLLEPGELLHVNQDLAIGSHLSFGQPPRRMIKLEQLGAAAAASQHPQVPA from the coding sequence ATGTGTCGACTCTTTGGATTGCATGCCGGGCTGGACCGGGCCAAGGCCACCTTTTGGCTGCTCCAGGCACCCAACAGCCTGTCCCTGCAAAGCCATTACGAACCGGACGGCACCGGCATCGGCACCTTCGACGCCCGGGCGAGGGCCATGGTCAGCAAGCAGCCGCTCACGGCCTGGCAGGACCGGGAATTCGCGGCCGAGGCCCGGCACCTGGAAAGCACGACGTTCCTGGCACATGTGCGCTACGCCAGCACCGGCGGACACACCCGGGTGAACACCCACCCGTTCGAACAGGACAACCGGCTCTTCGCCCACAACGGCGTGCTGGGAGGCTTGGCCATGCTCGAGGCGCGACTCGAAACGGTCGGGACCCGGGAACTGGTCCGGGGGCAAACCGACAGCGAACGGATGTTCGCATTGGTCACCGCGGAAATCAGGCTTGCTGACGGGGACGTCGCTGCCGGCATCACCGCTGCCGTGAACTGGATTGCGCAGAACCTGCCCGTCTACAGCTTGAACTTCATCCTCACCACCGCCACGGACCTGTGGGCCCTGCGCTATCCCGAGACCCACGAGCTCTACATCCTGGACAGGCCGCCCGGTCCCGTGACCGGCGCCGAACCACTGGTCGCCCACAGCCACAGGATCCGAGCCCACAGCCACGAACTGGCCACGCGGCGCGTCGTGATCGTGGCCACCGAAAAGATGACGGCCCATCCGGATTGGCGGCTCCTGGAACCGGGCGAATTGCTTCACGTCAACCAAGACCTGGCGATTGGCTCGCACCTTTCGTTCGGGCAGCCTCCACGCCGGATGATCAAGCTTGAACAGCTCGGCGCCGCGGCGGCCGCATCACAACATCCCCAGGTGCCCGCATGA
- a CDS encoding dihydrofolate reductase family protein — translation MRKIINSTYVTLEGIISNPQDWPALDDPRGESAEIQQALIDQCDALLLGKDTYLSFAGVWQGRSGDPFTDRINAMRKHVVSATLAEASWENSSIIRDDVPGAVAVLKAEPGQDILTYGFGRLARTLMDNGLLDEIRLWIHPFFIGPVPGSVFLHDQAPAARLRLKDSRAMANGTAIHSYGVEPRE, via the coding sequence ATGCGGAAGATCATCAATTCCACCTATGTCACGCTCGAGGGGATCATCAGCAACCCGCAGGATTGGCCCGCCCTGGATGACCCCCGCGGCGAGAGTGCCGAGATCCAGCAGGCGTTGATCGACCAATGCGATGCCCTGTTGCTCGGCAAGGACACCTATCTCAGCTTTGCCGGGGTCTGGCAGGGGCGGTCGGGGGATCCGTTCACCGACCGCATCAATGCCATGCGCAAGCATGTGGTCTCCGCGACCCTGGCGGAGGCGAGCTGGGAGAACAGCAGCATCATCCGAGATGACGTCCCCGGCGCCGTTGCCGTGCTCAAGGCCGAACCCGGACAGGACATCCTCACCTACGGTTTCGGGCGCCTTGCCCGCACGCTGATGGACAACGGGCTGCTGGACGAGATCCGGCTCTGGATCCACCCGTTCTTCATCGGCCCGGTCCCCGGCTCCGTGTTCCTGCACGACCAGGCACCGGCAGCCCGGCTCCGGCTGAAGGATTCCCGGGCGATGGCCAACGGGACTGCCATCCATTCCTACGGCGTGGAGCCCCGGGAGTAG
- a CDS encoding DUF3054 domain-containing protein: MTSRKTWIAYFAIDVVLVLIFALSGRGSHQHSLTVLGVLQTGAPFLLALAALTLLSRPWTNHSRIWPTGVLVWLGTVALGLALRVLFGATAAVPFIIVATIVLGVFLLGRRVVTSLVARRRVRNLAS; this comes from the coding sequence ATGACCTCTCGTAAGACCTGGATCGCGTATTTCGCGATCGACGTGGTCCTCGTCCTGATCTTCGCCTTGAGCGGACGGGGTTCCCACCAGCATTCATTGACCGTCCTTGGAGTGCTCCAGACCGGTGCCCCGTTCCTACTGGCACTGGCGGCGCTGACGTTGCTCTCCCGCCCATGGACCAACCATTCGCGGATCTGGCCCACCGGCGTGCTGGTCTGGCTCGGCACCGTTGCCCTGGGACTGGCGCTGCGTGTGCTGTTCGGCGCCACGGCCGCCGTGCCGTTCATCATCGTGGCAACGATTGTGCTCGGGGTGTTCCTGCTGGGCCGCCGTGTCGTCACCTCGCTCGTTGCGCGCCGCCGCGTGCGCAACCTCGCGTCCTGA
- a CDS encoding Lrp/AsnC family transcriptional regulator: MVTAFVMIQTASDSIPECAEKISDIEGISEVYSVAGDWDLIAIARVRHHEDLAEVIANKLSKVPGITGTQTHIAFRAYSSHDLDAAFSLGLE, from the coding sequence GTGGTCACTGCATTCGTCATGATCCAAACCGCTTCTGACAGCATTCCCGAGTGCGCCGAAAAGATTTCGGACATCGAAGGCATTTCCGAGGTCTACTCGGTCGCCGGCGACTGGGACCTGATCGCCATCGCGCGGGTCCGCCACCACGAGGACCTGGCCGAAGTCATTGCCAACAAGCTGTCCAAGGTTCCCGGAATCACCGGAACCCAGACGCATATCGCGTTCCGTGCATATTCCAGCCACGACCTGGACGCGGCGTTTTCGCTCGGTCTCGAGTAG
- the trpD gene encoding anthranilate phosphoribosyltransferase — MSTIRTKQKFPTWPTILSILIAGGDLDRDQAYWAMGEVMTGNATDTQVAGFLVALRSKGETVDELTGLVEAMIANAMPLAVEGECLDIVGTGGDRQNTVNISTMASMVCAGAGARIVKHGNRASSSSSGSADVLEALGVRLDVPIERLHDVLDAANITFCFANLFHPSMRNAAVPRRELGVPTAFNFMGPLTNPSEPTASAIGCSDLRMAPLMAGVLAARGVRALVFRGEDGLDELTTTAENRVWEIRDGNVVETRFDAQAIGMPRVTIEDLRGGDAQYNAQVVRDVLDGARGPVRDAVLLNAAAGLVAFDPDGSGSLSERLERAVVRAAESIDSGSARQVLDKWIQATA, encoded by the coding sequence GTGTCAACGATTCGAACGAAGCAAAAGTTCCCCACATGGCCAACAATTCTCTCAATCCTGATCGCCGGCGGCGACCTGGACCGGGACCAAGCGTATTGGGCCATGGGCGAGGTGATGACGGGCAATGCCACCGATACGCAAGTAGCCGGTTTCCTCGTCGCGCTCCGCTCCAAGGGCGAAACGGTTGACGAGCTCACCGGCCTGGTCGAGGCCATGATCGCCAACGCCATGCCCCTGGCGGTCGAGGGCGAATGCCTGGACATCGTCGGCACTGGAGGCGACCGGCAGAACACCGTGAACATCTCCACCATGGCATCGATGGTCTGCGCCGGCGCCGGGGCCCGGATCGTCAAGCACGGCAACCGGGCGTCCTCGTCCTCGTCGGGTTCGGCCGACGTCCTGGAAGCGCTGGGCGTCAGGCTGGACGTCCCGATCGAACGCCTTCACGACGTGCTGGACGCGGCCAACATCACATTTTGCTTCGCCAACCTTTTCCATCCCTCGATGCGCAACGCCGCCGTGCCGCGGCGCGAGCTGGGCGTGCCCACCGCGTTCAACTTCATGGGTCCGCTCACCAACCCGTCAGAGCCAACCGCTTCGGCCATCGGCTGCTCCGACTTGCGCATGGCGCCGCTCATGGCCGGGGTCCTGGCTGCCCGCGGCGTGCGTGCCCTGGTGTTCCGCGGTGAGGACGGGCTGGACGAGTTGACGACCACGGCCGAGAACCGGGTCTGGGAGATCCGCGACGGGAACGTCGTGGAAACGAGGTTCGATGCGCAGGCCATCGGCATGCCGCGGGTCACGATCGAGGACCTGCGCGGCGGCGACGCCCAGTACAACGCCCAGGTGGTGCGCGACGTGCTCGACGGAGCCCGGGGCCCGGTGCGCGACGCGGTGCTGCTCAATGCCGCTGCCGGCTTGGTCGCCTTCGACCCGGACGGATCGGGTTCCCTGTCCGAGCGCCTTGAGCGTGCGGTTGTCCGGGCGGCGGAGTCGATCGACTCCGGCTCCGCCCGCCAGGTCCTGGACAAGTGGATCCAGGCGACTGCCTAG
- a CDS encoding cytochrome c oxidase subunit 3 has product MTTATHALNAPAQAAPNRPNMVSVGTVVWLASELMFFAALFAMYFTLRAASPEMWATETEKLNVPFALVNTIILVSSSFSCQLGVFRAEDLKPRRTGGLFNLKEWGMVEWFVLTVILGAIFVSVQAYEYTELVAHGIAMNSNAYGSVFYMTTGFHGLHVAGGLIAFMMIIGRALIARKFGHYEATGAIVVSYYWHFVDVVWIALFAIIYFLK; this is encoded by the coding sequence GTGACAACTGCGACTCATGCCCTAAATGCCCCGGCGCAAGCTGCGCCGAACCGTCCCAACATGGTGTCGGTAGGAACTGTCGTCTGGCTTGCCAGCGAGCTGATGTTCTTTGCCGCGCTTTTCGCCATGTACTTCACACTCCGTGCTGCATCGCCGGAGATGTGGGCGACCGAAACCGAGAAACTCAACGTTCCGTTCGCACTCGTTAACACGATCATCCTGGTCTCGAGCTCATTCTCCTGCCAGTTGGGTGTCTTCCGTGCCGAGGATCTTAAGCCTCGCCGCACCGGCGGACTGTTCAACTTGAAGGAATGGGGAATGGTGGAATGGTTCGTCCTGACCGTCATCCTCGGTGCCATCTTCGTTTCCGTGCAGGCCTACGAGTACACCGAACTGGTTGCTCACGGCATTGCCATGAACTCCAACGCCTACGGCTCCGTCTTCTACATGACCACCGGCTTCCACGGCTTGCACGTGGCTGGCGGCCTCATTGCCTTCATGATGATCATCGGACGTGCGCTCATTGCACGTAAGTTCGGTCACTACGAGGCAACCGGTGCGATCGTTGTGTCTTACTACTGGCACTTCGTCGACGTCGTGTGGATCGCACTGTTCGCGATCATCTACTTCCTGAAGTAG